A window of the Streptomyces finlayi genome harbors these coding sequences:
- a CDS encoding sensor histidine kinase — protein sequence MDVNAAVAAAAAIAGLLTGVIAMLAFRWSEREQNRPTRTSLRPDNNAALPPGVDTVLSVLSSSAVVLDESDSVVKASSAAYALGLVRGGRLSVDAMLHMARDTRRDGEIRQVELDLPRRGTGRGEALAVSARVAPLGSRLVLLLVEDLTEARRIEAVRRDFVANVSHELKTPTGALSLLSEAVMDASDDPEAVERFAGRMQIEATRLTNLVQELIDLSRVQNDDPLEDAEPVRVEELVDEAIDRCRQQAGSKQITMASGGTEDLFIWGNRGQLAAALGNLVENAVNYSPARTRVGIAARRIVAPGGDLIEIAVTDQGIGISEKDRERVFERFYRVDPARSRATGGTGLGLAIVKHVAASHGGEVTVWSSEGQGSTFTLRLPESGVVRERTTGGPLIVNGDDEGPFETDSFEPFPAPEALP from the coding sequence ATGGACGTGAACGCGGCGGTCGCCGCAGCTGCCGCGATCGCCGGGTTGTTGACCGGTGTGATCGCCATGCTGGCGTTCCGCTGGAGCGAGCGCGAACAGAACAGACCCACGCGCACGTCACTGCGGCCCGACAACAACGCGGCACTGCCCCCCGGAGTGGACACCGTCCTCTCCGTACTCAGCTCGTCCGCCGTCGTCCTCGACGAGAGCGACAGCGTCGTCAAGGCCAGCTCCGCCGCGTACGCGCTGGGTCTGGTCCGCGGCGGCCGGCTCTCCGTCGACGCCATGCTCCACATGGCCAGGGACACCCGCAGGGACGGAGAGATACGCCAGGTCGAGCTGGACCTCCCACGGCGCGGTACGGGGCGTGGCGAGGCGCTCGCCGTGTCCGCCCGGGTCGCCCCGCTGGGCTCGCGCCTGGTGCTGCTGCTGGTCGAGGACCTCACAGAGGCCCGCCGCATAGAGGCGGTACGACGTGACTTCGTCGCCAACGTCAGCCATGAACTCAAGACCCCCACCGGCGCGCTCTCCCTGCTCTCCGAGGCCGTCATGGACGCTTCGGACGACCCGGAGGCGGTGGAGCGGTTCGCCGGACGGATGCAGATCGAGGCGACCCGGCTCACCAACCTCGTACAGGAACTCATCGACCTCTCCCGGGTACAGAACGACGACCCGCTGGAGGACGCCGAGCCCGTCCGGGTGGAAGAACTGGTCGACGAGGCCATCGACCGTTGCCGCCAGCAGGCCGGCTCGAAGCAGATCACCATGGCATCGGGCGGCACCGAGGACCTCTTCATCTGGGGAAACCGCGGCCAGCTCGCCGCGGCGCTCGGCAATCTCGTCGAGAACGCCGTCAACTACAGCCCCGCCCGTACACGCGTCGGGATCGCCGCCCGCCGCATCGTGGCACCCGGCGGGGATCTGATCGAGATAGCCGTGACCGACCAGGGCATCGGCATCTCCGAAAAGGACCGCGAACGGGTCTTCGAGCGGTTCTACCGCGTCGATCCCGCCCGGTCGCGGGCCACCGGTGGCACCGGTCTCGGCCTCGCCATCGTCAAGCACGTGGCCGCCTCGCACGGCGGGGAGGTCACGGTCTGGAGCTCTGAGGGCCAGGGCTCCACCTTCACCCTGCGACTGCCCGAATCGGGCGTCGTACGGGAGCGCACCACCGGCGGACCGCTTATCGTCAACGGTGACGACGAGGGACCGTTCGAGACCGACTCCTTTGAACCATTCCCTGCCCCGGAGGCTCTTCCGTGA
- a CDS encoding response regulator transcription factor, which yields MTRVLVVEDEESFSDALSYMLRKEGFEVAIAATGPDGLDEFERNGADLVLLDLMLPGLPGTEVCRQLRVKSNVPVIMVTAKDSEIDKVVGLEIGADDYVTKPFSSRELVARIRAVLRRRGEPEEVAPAALEAGPVRMDVDRHVVTVSGGKVDLPLKEFDLLEMLLRNAGRVLTRMQLIDRVWGADYVGDTKTLDVHVKRLRAKIEPDPGAPRYLVTVRGLGYKFEP from the coding sequence GTGACCCGAGTGCTTGTCGTCGAGGATGAGGAATCCTTCAGCGACGCCCTGTCCTACATGCTGCGCAAGGAAGGCTTCGAGGTCGCCATCGCGGCGACCGGCCCCGATGGGCTCGACGAGTTCGAGCGCAACGGCGCCGACCTCGTCCTGCTCGACCTGATGCTGCCGGGCCTGCCCGGTACCGAGGTCTGCCGTCAGCTGCGCGTCAAGTCCAACGTTCCCGTGATCATGGTCACCGCCAAGGACAGTGAGATCGACAAGGTCGTCGGGCTGGAAATAGGAGCCGACGACTATGTGACCAAGCCCTTCTCCTCGCGCGAACTGGTCGCCCGCATCCGTGCGGTCCTGCGCCGCCGCGGGGAGCCGGAGGAGGTCGCCCCGGCCGCCCTGGAGGCGGGCCCCGTGCGGATGGACGTGGACCGTCACGTGGTCACCGTCTCAGGCGGCAAGGTCGACCTGCCGCTGAAGGAGTTCGACCTGCTGGAGATGCTGCTGCGCAACGCGGGCCGCGTGCTCACCCGTATGCAGCTGATCGACCGGGTCTGGGGCGCTGACTACGTCGGCGACACCAAGACCCTCGACGTCCACGTCAAGCGCCTGCGCGCCAAGATCGAGCCGGACCCGGGGGCGCCGCGCTACCTGGTGACGGTGCGCGGCCTGGGCTACAAGTTCGAGCCGTAA
- the phoU gene encoding phosphate signaling complex protein PhoU: MRDAYHEELDSIGEGLVEMARLVGSAIGRATTSMLDADLKLAESVIAADQKVDDLQHDLEARAIALLARQQPVATDLRIVVTSLRMSADLERSGDLAQHVAKLARLRFPQTAVPHDLHATILEMGQLAQRLMAKAAEVIITKDVDLALQLEQDDDEMDLLHRTLFQHLMDDRWKHGIETAVDVTLLGRYYERFADHAVSVAKRVVYLVTGEHADDLQAATPGPVESA, encoded by the coding sequence ATGCGCGACGCTTACCACGAGGAACTCGATTCGATCGGCGAGGGCCTGGTCGAGATGGCCCGGCTCGTCGGCTCCGCGATCGGGCGGGCCACCACGTCCATGCTCGACGCCGACCTGAAGCTCGCGGAGAGTGTCATCGCCGCGGACCAGAAGGTCGACGACCTGCAGCACGACCTGGAGGCACGCGCCATCGCGCTCCTCGCCCGCCAGCAGCCGGTGGCGACCGATCTGCGGATCGTCGTCACCTCGCTGCGGATGAGCGCCGACCTGGAGCGCTCGGGCGACCTGGCCCAGCACGTCGCCAAGCTGGCCCGGCTGCGCTTCCCGCAGACGGCGGTGCCTCACGACCTGCACGCCACCATCCTGGAGATGGGGCAGCTGGCACAGCGCCTGATGGCGAAGGCCGCCGAGGTCATCATCACGAAGGACGTCGACCTGGCGCTTCAGCTGGAGCAGGACGACGACGAGATGGACCTGCTGCACCGCACGCTGTTCCAGCACCTGATGGACGACCGCTGGAAGCACGGCATCGAGACGGCCGTCGACGTGACGCTGCTCGGGCGTTACTACGAGCGTTTCGCCGACCACGCGGTGTCGGTGGCCAAGCGGGTCGTCTACCTCGTCACCGGCGAGCACGCCGACGACCTCCAGGCGGCGACTCCGGGTCCGGTGGAGAGCGCGTAG